The Geobacter sp. AOG2 genome includes a window with the following:
- a CDS encoding ThiF family adenylyltransferase encodes MTLHRFSRTELLLGPQGLDTLRRKRVMICGIGGVGSYAAEALGRAGVGSITLVDFDDICLTNVNRQIHALSSTIGEPKVNVMAGRLRDINPDAEIVPVKAFFSAENAAELLTPRPDYVLDAIDHFTAKAALITICREQAIPVISSMGAANKLDPTKIHVADIAATRNCRMARSMRKILRKAGIQSGVQVVYSTEEHRELNPQAAFCGTECICPNREEQAFRCENRRVILGSISFIPSIFGLTMAGVVVNELLKQEH; translated from the coding sequence GTGACACTCCACAGGTTTTCCCGCACCGAACTCCTGCTAGGGCCACAGGGGCTCGATACGCTTCGCCGGAAACGGGTCATGATCTGCGGCATCGGCGGGGTCGGCAGCTATGCGGCCGAAGCCCTCGGCCGGGCCGGGGTCGGTTCCATCACCTTGGTGGATTTCGACGACATCTGCCTGACCAACGTCAACCGCCAGATCCACGCCCTTTCCAGCACAATCGGCGAGCCCAAGGTCAATGTGATGGCCGGGCGGCTGCGGGACATCAATCCTGATGCCGAAATCGTCCCGGTGAAAGCCTTTTTCTCCGCGGAGAATGCCGCGGAACTGCTGACGCCGCGGCCTGACTATGTGCTGGACGCCATCGACCATTTTACCGCCAAGGCCGCCCTGATAACCATCTGCCGCGAACAGGCCATTCCGGTCATCTCCAGCATGGGGGCGGCCAACAAACTCGACCCCACCAAGATCCACGTGGCGGACATCGCCGCCACCCGCAACTGCCGCATGGCCCGCAGCATGCGCAAGATACTCCGCAAGGCCGGCATCCAGAGCGGCGTACAGGTCGTCTACTCAACCGAGGAACACCGGGAACTCAACCCCCAGGCCGCCTTCTGCGGTACGGAATGCATCTGTCCGAACCGGGAGGAACAGGCCTTCCGTTGCGAGAACCGCCGCGTGATCCTGGGCAGTATCTCCTTCATTCCTTCCATCTTCGGCCTGACCATGGCCGGCGTCGTTGTCAACGAACTGCTGA